A portion of the Oncorhynchus masou masou isolate Uvic2021 chromosome 11, UVic_Omas_1.1, whole genome shotgun sequence genome contains these proteins:
- the LOC135548855 gene encoding protein Aster-B-like isoform X4 — MDISVSMDTENGTDWECLSDWEAIPQPQDDEIQAEAQAQWETWDWESERVPAVLSPTYKQRNEDFRKLFKQLPDSERLIVDYSCALQRDILLQGRLYVSENWICFYSNIFRWETLLTVRLKDICSMTKEKTARLIPNAIQLCTDNDKHFFTSFGARDRTYMMMFRLWQNALLEKPLCPKELWHFVHQCYGNELGLTSDDEDYVPPDDDFNTMGYCEELPVEDNDTNFAKMPDAKGDTSPLLSHRAFPNNALPCPNTIESLLPFNLAVVDEFPLCLPDGELLTLQLPGLDNRSSGPSSPAPSRSLDFNDNEDLPTELSDSSETHDEGEVQAFHEDLNGKQYINEVYEFSVDKMYDILFTESTFMRDFLEERRFSDIVYHPWKKEKEETGNQTREIMYTISLTNPLAPKTATVTETQTLYKASQESECYIIDAEVIAHDVPYHDYFYTLNRYVLTRVAKKKCRLRVSTELRYRKQPWGLVKGFIERNFWSGLDEYFRHLELELSKVEVVLAEPHRQSPKARALRAGALRRRKRPLVHLRPPHMDEALSSVTTPEDEEVTHRHRIKHVAGSTQTRYIPDNVPGGLALYSVSKLLLIISFVLVLLVFLNMMLFYKLWMLEYTTQSLTSWHGLRPQESKLPQTQLEWAQLLESQQRYHDDELQKWKEIIKSSVMLLDEMKDSLLNLQKGMGLRDYNSESEQKRSRYH, encoded by the exons ATGGATATTTCAGTCAGCATGGACACCGAGAATGGGACAGACtgggagtgtctgtctgactgggaggcTATCCCTCAGCCACAAGACGATGAGATCCAGGCCGAGGCCCAGGCCCAGTgggagacctgggactgggagtCAGAGAGGGTCCCAGCC GTATTGAGTCCTACGTATAAGCAACGCAATGAGGACTTCAGAAAACTCTTCAAGCAGCTACCCGACTCAGAACGCCTCATTGTGG ACTACTCCTGTGCCCTGCAAAGAGATATCCTGCTGCAGGGGCGCCTCTACGTCTCGGAAAATTGgatctgtttctatagcaacaTCTTCCGCTGGGAAACGCTG CTGACGGTGCGGTTGAAGGATATCTGCAGCATGACCAAGGAGAAGACGGCCCGCCTCATTCCCAACGCTATCCAGCTGTGCACTGACAATGACAAG CACTTTTTCACCTCGTTCGGAGCGAGGGACCGGACATACATGATGATGTTCAGACTATGGCAGAATGCTCTGCTAGAAAAG cCCTTGTGTCCCAAAGAGTTGTGGCATTTTGTCCATCAGTGTTATGGCAACGAGCTGGGTCTGACCAGCGACGACGAGGACTACGTGCCTCCAGACGATGACTTCAACACCATGGG GTACTGCGAGGAGCTGCCCGTGGAGGATAATGACACCAACTTCGCCAAGATGCCTGACGCCAAGGGAGACACCAGCCCCCTGTTGTCCCACAGAGCCTTTCCCAACAACGCCCTACCCTGTCCGAACACGATCGAATCACTCCTCCCC TTTAACTTGGCTGTCGTGGACGAGTTCCCCCTGTGTCTCCCCGATGGAGAACTCCTGACCCTCCAGTTGCCGGGGTTGGACAACCGGAGCAGTGGTCCCAGTAGCCCCGCCCCCTCGCGCTCGCTGGACTTCAACGACAACGAGGACCTCCCTACCGAGCTCAGCGACTCCTCCGAGACGCACGACGAAG gggAGGTACAGGCCTTCCATGAGGACCTGAATGGGAAGCAGTACATAAACGAGGTGTACGAGTTCAGCGTTGACAAGATGTACGACATCCTCTTCACCGAGTCCACCTTCATGAGGGACTTCCTGGAGGAGAGACGCTTTTCAG ACATAGTCTATCACCCctggaagaaagagaaagaggagacggGCAACCAGACCAGAGAGATCATGTACACCATCTCCCTCACCAACCCCCTGGCCCCCAAGACAGCCACCGTGACTGAGACGCAG ACGCTGTACAAGGCCAGCCAGGAAAGCGAGTGCTACATCATAGATGCTGAGGTGATAGCACACGATGTCCCCTACCATGACTACTTCTACACCCTAAACCGCTACGTGCTCACCAGGGTGGCCAAGAAGAAGTGTCGGCTCAG GGTATCCACAGAGCTGCGCTACAGGAAACAGCCATGGGGGCTGGTCAAGGGCTTCATCGAGAGGAACTTCTGGAGTGGCTTGGATGAGTACTTCAGACACTTAG AGCTGGAGCTGAGTAAGGTGGAGGTGGTCCTGGCCGAGCCCCACAGACAGTCCCCCAAGGCCAGGGCTCTACGGGCAGGGGCATTGAGGCGACGGAAACGGCCCCTGGTGCACCTGCGGCCCCCACACATGGACGAAGCCCTCAGCTCCGTCACCACGCCCGAGGACGAGGAGGTCACCCACCGCCACCGGATCAAACACGTGGCAG GTTCCACTCAAACCAGATACATCCCGGACAATGTCCCAGGAGGCCTAGCGCTCTACAGTGTCTCCAAGCTACTCCTCATCATCAGCTTCGT CCTAGTATTGTTGGTGTTTCTGAACATGATGCTTTTCTATAAGCTGTGGATGCTGGAGTACACCACACAGAGCCTGACCTCGTGGCATGGCCTACGACCACAAGAAAG TAAACTTCCACAGACGCAGCTGGAGTGGGCCCAGCTTCTGGAGTCGCAGCAGCGGTACCATGACGATGAGCTGCAGAAGTGGAAGGAGATCATCAAGTCGTCGGTGATGTTGCTGGACGAG ATGAAGGACTCACTACTAAACCTGCAGAAGGGCATGGGCTTAAGAGACTATAACTCTGAATCGGAGCAGAAGAGGAGTCGATATCACTGA
- the LOC135548855 gene encoding protein Aster-B-like isoform X2 codes for MDISVSMDTENGTDWECLSDWEAIPQPQDDEIQAEAQAQWETWDWESERVPAVLSPTYKQRNEDFRKLFKQLPDSERLIVDYSCALQRDILLQGRLYVSENWICFYSNIFRWETLLTVRLKDICSMTKEKTARLIPNAIQLCTDNDKHFFTSFGARDRTYMMMFRLWQNALLEKPLCPKELWHFVHQCYGNELGLTSDDEDYVPPDDDFNTMGYCEELPVEDNDTNFAKMPDAKGDTSPLLSHRAFPNNALPCPNTIESLLPFNLAVVDEFPLCLPDGELLTLQLPGLDNRSSGPSSPAPSRSLDFNDNEDLPTELSDSSETHDEAGEVQAFHEDLNGKQYINEVYEFSVDKMYDILFTESTFMRDFLEERRFSDIVYHPWKKEKEETGNQTREIMYTISLTNPLAPKTATVTETQTLYKASQESECYIIDAEVIAHDVPYHDYFYTLNRYVLTRVAKKKCRLRVSTELRYRKQPWGLVKGFIERNFWSGLDEYFRHLELELSKVEVVLAEPHRQSPKARALRAGALRRRKRPLVHLRPPHMDEALSSVTTPEDEEVTHRHRIKHVAGSTQTRYIPDNVPGGLALYSVSKLLLIISFVLVLLVFLNMMLFYKLWMLEYTTQSLTSWHGLRPQESKLPQTQLEWAQLLESQQRYHDDELQKWKEIIKSSVMLLDEMKDSLLNLQKGMGLRDYNSESEQKRSRYH; via the exons ATGGATATTTCAGTCAGCATGGACACCGAGAATGGGACAGACtgggagtgtctgtctgactgggaggcTATCCCTCAGCCACAAGACGATGAGATCCAGGCCGAGGCCCAGGCCCAGTgggagacctgggactgggagtCAGAGAGGGTCCCAGCC GTATTGAGTCCTACGTATAAGCAACGCAATGAGGACTTCAGAAAACTCTTCAAGCAGCTACCCGACTCAGAACGCCTCATTGTGG ACTACTCCTGTGCCCTGCAAAGAGATATCCTGCTGCAGGGGCGCCTCTACGTCTCGGAAAATTGgatctgtttctatagcaacaTCTTCCGCTGGGAAACGCTG CTGACGGTGCGGTTGAAGGATATCTGCAGCATGACCAAGGAGAAGACGGCCCGCCTCATTCCCAACGCTATCCAGCTGTGCACTGACAATGACAAG CACTTTTTCACCTCGTTCGGAGCGAGGGACCGGACATACATGATGATGTTCAGACTATGGCAGAATGCTCTGCTAGAAAAG cCCTTGTGTCCCAAAGAGTTGTGGCATTTTGTCCATCAGTGTTATGGCAACGAGCTGGGTCTGACCAGCGACGACGAGGACTACGTGCCTCCAGACGATGACTTCAACACCATGGG GTACTGCGAGGAGCTGCCCGTGGAGGATAATGACACCAACTTCGCCAAGATGCCTGACGCCAAGGGAGACACCAGCCCCCTGTTGTCCCACAGAGCCTTTCCCAACAACGCCCTACCCTGTCCGAACACGATCGAATCACTCCTCCCC TTTAACTTGGCTGTCGTGGACGAGTTCCCCCTGTGTCTCCCCGATGGAGAACTCCTGACCCTCCAGTTGCCGGGGTTGGACAACCGGAGCAGTGGTCCCAGTAGCCCCGCCCCCTCGCGCTCGCTGGACTTCAACGACAACGAGGACCTCCCTACCGAGCTCAGCGACTCCTCCGAGACGCACGACGAAG caggggAGGTACAGGCCTTCCATGAGGACCTGAATGGGAAGCAGTACATAAACGAGGTGTACGAGTTCAGCGTTGACAAGATGTACGACATCCTCTTCACCGAGTCCACCTTCATGAGGGACTTCCTGGAGGAGAGACGCTTTTCAG ACATAGTCTATCACCCctggaagaaagagaaagaggagacggGCAACCAGACCAGAGAGATCATGTACACCATCTCCCTCACCAACCCCCTGGCCCCCAAGACAGCCACCGTGACTGAGACGCAG ACGCTGTACAAGGCCAGCCAGGAAAGCGAGTGCTACATCATAGATGCTGAGGTGATAGCACACGATGTCCCCTACCATGACTACTTCTACACCCTAAACCGCTACGTGCTCACCAGGGTGGCCAAGAAGAAGTGTCGGCTCAG GGTATCCACAGAGCTGCGCTACAGGAAACAGCCATGGGGGCTGGTCAAGGGCTTCATCGAGAGGAACTTCTGGAGTGGCTTGGATGAGTACTTCAGACACTTAG AGCTGGAGCTGAGTAAGGTGGAGGTGGTCCTGGCCGAGCCCCACAGACAGTCCCCCAAGGCCAGGGCTCTACGGGCAGGGGCATTGAGGCGACGGAAACGGCCCCTGGTGCACCTGCGGCCCCCACACATGGACGAAGCCCTCAGCTCCGTCACCACGCCCGAGGACGAGGAGGTCACCCACCGCCACCGGATCAAACACGTGGCAG GTTCCACTCAAACCAGATACATCCCGGACAATGTCCCAGGAGGCCTAGCGCTCTACAGTGTCTCCAAGCTACTCCTCATCATCAGCTTCGT CCTAGTATTGTTGGTGTTTCTGAACATGATGCTTTTCTATAAGCTGTGGATGCTGGAGTACACCACACAGAGCCTGACCTCGTGGCATGGCCTACGACCACAAGAAAG TAAACTTCCACAGACGCAGCTGGAGTGGGCCCAGCTTCTGGAGTCGCAGCAGCGGTACCATGACGATGAGCTGCAGAAGTGGAAGGAGATCATCAAGTCGTCGGTGATGTTGCTGGACGAG ATGAAGGACTCACTACTAAACCTGCAGAAGGGCATGGGCTTAAGAGACTATAACTCTGAATCGGAGCAGAAGAGGAGTCGATATCACTGA
- the LOC135548855 gene encoding protein Aster-B-like isoform X1 yields the protein MDISVSMDTENGTDWECLSDWEAIPQPQDDEIQAEAQAQWETWDWESERVPAVLSPTYKQRNEDFRKLFKQLPDSERLIVDYSCALQRDILLQGRLYVSENWICFYSNIFRWETLLTVRLKDICSMTKEKTARLIPNAIQLCTDNDKHFFTSFGARDRTYMMMFRLWQNALLEKPLCPKELWHFVHQCYGNELGLTSDDEDYVPPDDDFNTMGYCEELPVEDNDTNFAKMPDAKGDTSPLLSHRAFPNNALPCPNTIESLLPFNLAVVDEFPLCLPDGELLTLQLPGLDNRSSGPSSPAPSRSLDFNDNEDLPTELSDSSETHDEAGEVQAFHEDLNGKQYINEVYEFSVDKMYDILFTESTFMRDFLEERRFSDIVYHPWKKEKEETGNQTREIMYTISLTNPLAPKTATVTETQTLYKASQESECYIIDAEVIAHDVPYHDYFYTLNRYVLTRVAKKKCRLRVSTELRYRKQPWGLVKGFIERNFWSGLDEYFRHLELELSKVEVVLAEPHRQSPKARALRAGALRRRKRPLVHLRPPHMDEALSSVTTPEDEEVTHRHRIKHVAAGSTQTRYIPDNVPGGLALYSVSKLLLIISFVLVLLVFLNMMLFYKLWMLEYTTQSLTSWHGLRPQESKLPQTQLEWAQLLESQQRYHDDELQKWKEIIKSSVMLLDEMKDSLLNLQKGMGLRDYNSESEQKRSRYH from the exons ATGGATATTTCAGTCAGCATGGACACCGAGAATGGGACAGACtgggagtgtctgtctgactgggaggcTATCCCTCAGCCACAAGACGATGAGATCCAGGCCGAGGCCCAGGCCCAGTgggagacctgggactgggagtCAGAGAGGGTCCCAGCC GTATTGAGTCCTACGTATAAGCAACGCAATGAGGACTTCAGAAAACTCTTCAAGCAGCTACCCGACTCAGAACGCCTCATTGTGG ACTACTCCTGTGCCCTGCAAAGAGATATCCTGCTGCAGGGGCGCCTCTACGTCTCGGAAAATTGgatctgtttctatagcaacaTCTTCCGCTGGGAAACGCTG CTGACGGTGCGGTTGAAGGATATCTGCAGCATGACCAAGGAGAAGACGGCCCGCCTCATTCCCAACGCTATCCAGCTGTGCACTGACAATGACAAG CACTTTTTCACCTCGTTCGGAGCGAGGGACCGGACATACATGATGATGTTCAGACTATGGCAGAATGCTCTGCTAGAAAAG cCCTTGTGTCCCAAAGAGTTGTGGCATTTTGTCCATCAGTGTTATGGCAACGAGCTGGGTCTGACCAGCGACGACGAGGACTACGTGCCTCCAGACGATGACTTCAACACCATGGG GTACTGCGAGGAGCTGCCCGTGGAGGATAATGACACCAACTTCGCCAAGATGCCTGACGCCAAGGGAGACACCAGCCCCCTGTTGTCCCACAGAGCCTTTCCCAACAACGCCCTACCCTGTCCGAACACGATCGAATCACTCCTCCCC TTTAACTTGGCTGTCGTGGACGAGTTCCCCCTGTGTCTCCCCGATGGAGAACTCCTGACCCTCCAGTTGCCGGGGTTGGACAACCGGAGCAGTGGTCCCAGTAGCCCCGCCCCCTCGCGCTCGCTGGACTTCAACGACAACGAGGACCTCCCTACCGAGCTCAGCGACTCCTCCGAGACGCACGACGAAG caggggAGGTACAGGCCTTCCATGAGGACCTGAATGGGAAGCAGTACATAAACGAGGTGTACGAGTTCAGCGTTGACAAGATGTACGACATCCTCTTCACCGAGTCCACCTTCATGAGGGACTTCCTGGAGGAGAGACGCTTTTCAG ACATAGTCTATCACCCctggaagaaagagaaagaggagacggGCAACCAGACCAGAGAGATCATGTACACCATCTCCCTCACCAACCCCCTGGCCCCCAAGACAGCCACCGTGACTGAGACGCAG ACGCTGTACAAGGCCAGCCAGGAAAGCGAGTGCTACATCATAGATGCTGAGGTGATAGCACACGATGTCCCCTACCATGACTACTTCTACACCCTAAACCGCTACGTGCTCACCAGGGTGGCCAAGAAGAAGTGTCGGCTCAG GGTATCCACAGAGCTGCGCTACAGGAAACAGCCATGGGGGCTGGTCAAGGGCTTCATCGAGAGGAACTTCTGGAGTGGCTTGGATGAGTACTTCAGACACTTAG AGCTGGAGCTGAGTAAGGTGGAGGTGGTCCTGGCCGAGCCCCACAGACAGTCCCCCAAGGCCAGGGCTCTACGGGCAGGGGCATTGAGGCGACGGAAACGGCCCCTGGTGCACCTGCGGCCCCCACACATGGACGAAGCCCTCAGCTCCGTCACCACGCCCGAGGACGAGGAGGTCACCCACCGCCACCGGATCAAACACGTGGCAG CAGGTTCCACTCAAACCAGATACATCCCGGACAATGTCCCAGGAGGCCTAGCGCTCTACAGTGTCTCCAAGCTACTCCTCATCATCAGCTTCGT CCTAGTATTGTTGGTGTTTCTGAACATGATGCTTTTCTATAAGCTGTGGATGCTGGAGTACACCACACAGAGCCTGACCTCGTGGCATGGCCTACGACCACAAGAAAG TAAACTTCCACAGACGCAGCTGGAGTGGGCCCAGCTTCTGGAGTCGCAGCAGCGGTACCATGACGATGAGCTGCAGAAGTGGAAGGAGATCATCAAGTCGTCGGTGATGTTGCTGGACGAG ATGAAGGACTCACTACTAAACCTGCAGAAGGGCATGGGCTTAAGAGACTATAACTCTGAATCGGAGCAGAAGAGGAGTCGATATCACTGA
- the LOC135548855 gene encoding protein Aster-B-like isoform X3, whose product MDISVSMDTENGTDWECLSDWEAIPQPQDDEIQAEAQAQWETWDWESERVPAVLSPTYKQRNEDFRKLFKQLPDSERLIVDYSCALQRDILLQGRLYVSENWICFYSNIFRWETLLTVRLKDICSMTKEKTARLIPNAIQLCTDNDKHFFTSFGARDRTYMMMFRLWQNALLEKPLCPKELWHFVHQCYGNELGLTSDDEDYVPPDDDFNTMGYCEELPVEDNDTNFAKMPDAKGDTSPLLSHRAFPNNALPCPNTIESLLPFNLAVVDEFPLCLPDGELLTLQLPGLDNRSSGPSSPAPSRSLDFNDNEDLPTELSDSSETHDEGEVQAFHEDLNGKQYINEVYEFSVDKMYDILFTESTFMRDFLEERRFSDIVYHPWKKEKEETGNQTREIMYTISLTNPLAPKTATVTETQTLYKASQESECYIIDAEVIAHDVPYHDYFYTLNRYVLTRVAKKKCRLRVSTELRYRKQPWGLVKGFIERNFWSGLDEYFRHLELELSKVEVVLAEPHRQSPKARALRAGALRRRKRPLVHLRPPHMDEALSSVTTPEDEEVTHRHRIKHVAAGSTQTRYIPDNVPGGLALYSVSKLLLIISFVLVLLVFLNMMLFYKLWMLEYTTQSLTSWHGLRPQESKLPQTQLEWAQLLESQQRYHDDELQKWKEIIKSSVMLLDEMKDSLLNLQKGMGLRDYNSESEQKRSRYH is encoded by the exons ATGGATATTTCAGTCAGCATGGACACCGAGAATGGGACAGACtgggagtgtctgtctgactgggaggcTATCCCTCAGCCACAAGACGATGAGATCCAGGCCGAGGCCCAGGCCCAGTgggagacctgggactgggagtCAGAGAGGGTCCCAGCC GTATTGAGTCCTACGTATAAGCAACGCAATGAGGACTTCAGAAAACTCTTCAAGCAGCTACCCGACTCAGAACGCCTCATTGTGG ACTACTCCTGTGCCCTGCAAAGAGATATCCTGCTGCAGGGGCGCCTCTACGTCTCGGAAAATTGgatctgtttctatagcaacaTCTTCCGCTGGGAAACGCTG CTGACGGTGCGGTTGAAGGATATCTGCAGCATGACCAAGGAGAAGACGGCCCGCCTCATTCCCAACGCTATCCAGCTGTGCACTGACAATGACAAG CACTTTTTCACCTCGTTCGGAGCGAGGGACCGGACATACATGATGATGTTCAGACTATGGCAGAATGCTCTGCTAGAAAAG cCCTTGTGTCCCAAAGAGTTGTGGCATTTTGTCCATCAGTGTTATGGCAACGAGCTGGGTCTGACCAGCGACGACGAGGACTACGTGCCTCCAGACGATGACTTCAACACCATGGG GTACTGCGAGGAGCTGCCCGTGGAGGATAATGACACCAACTTCGCCAAGATGCCTGACGCCAAGGGAGACACCAGCCCCCTGTTGTCCCACAGAGCCTTTCCCAACAACGCCCTACCCTGTCCGAACACGATCGAATCACTCCTCCCC TTTAACTTGGCTGTCGTGGACGAGTTCCCCCTGTGTCTCCCCGATGGAGAACTCCTGACCCTCCAGTTGCCGGGGTTGGACAACCGGAGCAGTGGTCCCAGTAGCCCCGCCCCCTCGCGCTCGCTGGACTTCAACGACAACGAGGACCTCCCTACCGAGCTCAGCGACTCCTCCGAGACGCACGACGAAG gggAGGTACAGGCCTTCCATGAGGACCTGAATGGGAAGCAGTACATAAACGAGGTGTACGAGTTCAGCGTTGACAAGATGTACGACATCCTCTTCACCGAGTCCACCTTCATGAGGGACTTCCTGGAGGAGAGACGCTTTTCAG ACATAGTCTATCACCCctggaagaaagagaaagaggagacggGCAACCAGACCAGAGAGATCATGTACACCATCTCCCTCACCAACCCCCTGGCCCCCAAGACAGCCACCGTGACTGAGACGCAG ACGCTGTACAAGGCCAGCCAGGAAAGCGAGTGCTACATCATAGATGCTGAGGTGATAGCACACGATGTCCCCTACCATGACTACTTCTACACCCTAAACCGCTACGTGCTCACCAGGGTGGCCAAGAAGAAGTGTCGGCTCAG GGTATCCACAGAGCTGCGCTACAGGAAACAGCCATGGGGGCTGGTCAAGGGCTTCATCGAGAGGAACTTCTGGAGTGGCTTGGATGAGTACTTCAGACACTTAG AGCTGGAGCTGAGTAAGGTGGAGGTGGTCCTGGCCGAGCCCCACAGACAGTCCCCCAAGGCCAGGGCTCTACGGGCAGGGGCATTGAGGCGACGGAAACGGCCCCTGGTGCACCTGCGGCCCCCACACATGGACGAAGCCCTCAGCTCCGTCACCACGCCCGAGGACGAGGAGGTCACCCACCGCCACCGGATCAAACACGTGGCAG CAGGTTCCACTCAAACCAGATACATCCCGGACAATGTCCCAGGAGGCCTAGCGCTCTACAGTGTCTCCAAGCTACTCCTCATCATCAGCTTCGT CCTAGTATTGTTGGTGTTTCTGAACATGATGCTTTTCTATAAGCTGTGGATGCTGGAGTACACCACACAGAGCCTGACCTCGTGGCATGGCCTACGACCACAAGAAAG TAAACTTCCACAGACGCAGCTGGAGTGGGCCCAGCTTCTGGAGTCGCAGCAGCGGTACCATGACGATGAGCTGCAGAAGTGGAAGGAGATCATCAAGTCGTCGGTGATGTTGCTGGACGAG ATGAAGGACTCACTACTAAACCTGCAGAAGGGCATGGGCTTAAGAGACTATAACTCTGAATCGGAGCAGAAGAGGAGTCGATATCACTGA